From Sulfuricurvum sp., one genomic window encodes:
- a CDS encoding dihydroneopterin aldolase, whose translation MRICIKKLTFETIIGILEEERTVPQKVCVSLTLDYNYDGEYFINYADVCTLIEKDMCTSQYKLLEDALELLSQKLKFTYPHIQKMKLKIFKPDIVPNAIVGLILEKTF comes from the coding sequence GTGCGTATTTGTATTAAAAAACTTACTTTCGAAACAATTATTGGCATCCTAGAAGAGGAACGAACAGTTCCACAAAAAGTTTGTGTTTCTCTTACCTTAGATTATAATTATGATGGTGAGTATTTTATTAATTATGCCGATGTATGTACATTGATCGAAAAAGATATGTGCACATCTCAGTATAAATTACTGGAAGATGCACTAGAGTTATTAAGCCAAAAACTTAAATTTACGTATCCACACATCCAAAAAATGAAACTAAAAATATTTAAACCAGACATCGTGCCAAATGCGATAGTTGGGCTAATCTTAGAGAAAACTTTCTAA